A stretch of Fusobacterium periodonticum ATCC 33693 DNA encodes these proteins:
- the dxs gene encoding 1-deoxy-D-xylulose-5-phosphate synthase yields the protein MSMELTEKCKEIRKQLIEVVSKNGGHLGPNLGVVELTVCLNEVFDFKEDIVLFDVGHQAYVYKILTDREDKFHTIRKRGGLSPFLDPNESTYDHFISGHAGTALAAGVGFATANPDKKVIVIVGDASVSNGHSLEALNYIGYKKLDNILVIVNDNDMSIGENVGFISKFLKKVVSSGKYQNFREDVKTFINRIKANRLKNTLERMERSLKGYVTPFYALESLGFRFFSISEGNNIEKLLPMLRKVKNLKGPIILLVKTEKGKGYCFAEENKEKFHGIAPFNIETGDTYKSSVSYSEIFGNKILDLAREDKEIYTLSAAMIKGTGLDKFSKEFPDRCIDTGIAEGFAVTFSAGLAKSQKKPYVCIYSTFIQRAISQLIHDVSIQNLPVRFIIDRSGIVGEDGKTHNGIYDLSFFLTIQNFTVLCPTTAKELEKALELSKDFNSGPLVIRIPRDSVFNIEDDRPLEIGKWKEIKKGSKNLFIATGTMLKLILEINEELKNRGIDATVVSAASVKPLDENYLLNYIKEYDNIFVLEENYVKNSFATSILEFLNDNGINKLIHRIALDSAIIPHGKRDELLAEEKLKGESLIERIEEFVYGRKK from the coding sequence TAGAAGTTGTAAGTAAAAATGGAGGACATTTAGGTCCAAATTTAGGAGTTGTTGAGCTTACAGTTTGCCTAAATGAAGTTTTTGATTTTAAAGAAGATATTGTACTTTTTGATGTAGGTCATCAGGCCTATGTTTATAAGATCTTGACTGATAGAGAAGATAAATTCCATACTATTAGAAAAAGAGGAGGTTTATCACCTTTCTTAGATCCAAATGAAAGTACATATGACCATTTTATATCGGGGCATGCAGGGACAGCTTTGGCAGCTGGGGTTGGTTTTGCTACAGCGAATCCTGATAAAAAAGTTATAGTTATTGTAGGAGATGCCTCTGTTTCAAATGGACACTCTTTAGAGGCCTTGAACTACATAGGCTATAAAAAGTTAGATAATATATTAGTTATTGTAAATGATAATGATATGTCTATAGGTGAAAATGTAGGCTTTATCTCAAAATTTTTAAAAAAAGTAGTATCTAGTGGTAAGTATCAGAATTTCAGGGAAGATGTAAAAACTTTTATAAATAGAATAAAAGCCAATAGGTTGAAAAATACTTTGGAAAGAATGGAAAGATCTTTAAAAGGTTATGTGACCCCTTTCTATGCTTTAGAAAGTTTAGGTTTTAGATTTTTTAGTATTTCTGAAGGAAATAATATAGAAAAACTTTTACCTATGCTTAGAAAAGTAAAAAATTTAAAAGGACCTATAATATTATTAGTTAAAACAGAAAAAGGAAAAGGTTATTGTTTTGCTGAAGAAAATAAGGAAAAATTCCATGGTATAGCGCCTTTTAATATTGAAACAGGTGATACATATAAAAGTTCTGTTTCATACTCAGAAATATTTGGAAATAAAATCTTAGATTTAGCTAGAGAAGATAAAGAAATATATACTTTATCAGCAGCAATGATAAAAGGAACAGGACTCGATAAGTTTTCAAAAGAATTTCCTGATAGATGTATAGATACAGGAATAGCTGAAGGCTTTGCTGTAACTTTTTCAGCAGGTCTAGCAAAATCACAGAAAAAACCTTATGTTTGTATCTATTCAACTTTTATTCAAAGAGCTATAAGTCAGCTTATCCATGATGTATCTATACAAAATCTTCCTGTGAGATTTATTATAGATAGAAGTGGAATAGTTGGAGAAGATGGAAAAACTCACAATGGAATATATGATTTATCATTTTTCTTAACTATACAGAATTTTACTGTTCTTTGCCCAACTACAGCAAAAGAATTAGAGAAAGCTTTGGAACTATCTAAAGATTTTAATTCTGGACCTTTAGTGATAAGAATACCTAGAGATTCTGTATTTAATATTGAAGATGACAGACCACTAGAAATTGGAAAATGGAAAGAAATAAAAAAAGGAAGTAAAAATTTATTCATAGCAACAGGAACTATGCTTAAATTAATATTAGAAATAAATGAAGAATTAAAAAATAGAGGAATAGATGCAACTGTTGTAAGTGCAGCCTCTGTTAAACCTCTTGATGAAAACTATCTATTAAACTATATAAAGGAATACGATAATATTTTTGTTTTGGAAGAAAATTATGTAAAAAATTCTTTTGCAACTTCTATTCTTGAATTTTTAAATGATAATGGAATAAATAAATTAATTCATAGAATAGCTTTAGATTCAGCCATAATTCCACATGGAAAAAGAGATGAATTATTAGCAGAAGAAAAATTAAAGGGAGAAAGTTTAATAGAAAGAATAGAGGAATTTGTTTATGGGAGAAAAAAATAA
- a CDS encoding HD domain-containing protein, giving the protein MGEKNNKSKKFIDCLLNFQDVKDLELCDDQGVKVSTHTYDVLNISINKIKEKYVDYDFASQKIDFFAITVGIIIHDISKSSLRRNEENFSHSQMMIKNPEYIKAEVYSVLELIEKESGYKLIDSVKQNIAHIVESHHGKWGKVQPETEEANLVYIADMESAKYHRINPIQANDILKYSVKGLGLNDIEKKLNCTAAVIKDRIKRAKKELNLRTFSELLDVYKEKGRVPIGDKFFVLRSEETKKLKKYVDKNGFYNLFMKNPLMEYMIDDKIFKKENEIR; this is encoded by the coding sequence ATGGGAGAAAAAAATAATAAATCTAAAAAGTTTATTGATTGTCTTTTAAATTTTCAAGATGTCAAAGATCTTGAATTGTGTGATGACCAAGGAGTAAAAGTATCAACTCATACTTATGATGTATTAAATATTTCTATAAATAAGATAAAAGAAAAATATGTAGATTATGACTTTGCTTCACAAAAAATAGATTTCTTTGCTATAACTGTAGGAATAATAATACATGATATAAGTAAGTCTAGTTTGAGAAGAAATGAAGAAAATTTTTCACACTCTCAAATGATGATAAAAAATCCTGAGTACATTAAAGCAGAAGTTTACTCTGTATTAGAATTAATAGAGAAAGAATCAGGTTATAAACTAATTGATAGTGTTAAACAAAATATTGCACACATAGTTGAATCACACCATGGTAAATGGGGTAAGGTGCAGCCTGAGACAGAGGAAGCTAATCTAGTATATATAGCAGATATGGAATCAGCAAAATATCATAGAATAAATCCAATTCAAGCAAATGATATTTTAAAATATTCTGTAAAAGGTCTTGGGCTTAATGATATTGAAAAAAAACTAAATTGTACTGCAGCTGTTATAAAAGACAGAATAAAGAGAGCAAAAAAAGAATTGAATTTAAGAACTTTTAGTGAACTTTTAGATGTCTACAAAGAAAAAGGGAGAGTTCCAATAGGAGATAAATTTTTTGTATTAAGATCAGAAGAGACTAAAAAATTGAAGAAATATGTTGATAAAAATGGTTTCTATAACTTATTTATGAAAAATCCCTTAATGGAGTATATGATAGATGACAAAATTTTTAAAAAAGAAAATGAGATTAGATGA
- a CDS encoding S41 family peptidase → MRISLRKAAAVLMLVISGLSFAEDDRTGFLSNMRELKEISDIMDVIQDSYVENANAHKNKEEKNKKTPQDAQKNTKVTKKSLMQGALKGMMESLDDPHSVYFTSEELRSFQEDIKGKYVGVGMVIQKKVGEPLTVVSPIEDGPAYKVGIKPKDQIVEIDGESTYNLTSEEASKRLKGKANTTVKVKVYREANKLTKVFELKRETIELKYVKSKMLEGGIGYLRLTQFGDNVYPDMKKALEGLQAKGMKALILDLRSNPGGELGQSIKIASMFIEKGKIVSTRQKKGEETVYSREGKYFGNFPMVVLINGGSASASEIVSGALKDYKRATLIGEKTFGKGSVQTLLPLPDGDGIKITIAKYYTPNGISIDGTGIEPDKKVEDKDYYLISDGTITNIDENQQKENKKEIIKEFKGEKAAKEVDTHKDIQLEAAIKFLNTPSQKK, encoded by the coding sequence GTGAGAATAAGTTTAAGAAAAGCTGCTGCAGTTTTAATGCTAGTAATTTCAGGTTTATCGTTTGCAGAAGATGATAGAACAGGTTTTTTATCTAATATGAGAGAGTTAAAAGAAATATCAGATATTATGGATGTTATTCAAGATAGTTATGTTGAGAATGCAAATGCACATAAAAATAAAGAAGAAAAAAATAAAAAAACTCCACAGGATGCACAAAAAAATACAAAAGTAACTAAGAAATCTTTGATGCAAGGAGCTCTAAAGGGAATGATGGAGTCATTAGATGATCCACATTCAGTGTATTTTACAAGTGAAGAATTAAGAAGTTTCCAAGAAGATATCAAAGGAAAATATGTTGGTGTAGGAATGGTTATTCAAAAGAAAGTAGGAGAACCTTTAACAGTTGTTTCTCCTATAGAAGATGGACCTGCATATAAAGTTGGAATAAAACCAAAAGATCAAATAGTTGAAATAGATGGAGAGTCAACATATAATTTAACTAGTGAAGAAGCTTCAAAAAGACTAAAAGGTAAAGCTAATACTACTGTTAAAGTTAAAGTTTATAGAGAAGCTAATAAGTTGACAAAAGTTTTTGAATTAAAAAGAGAAACTATAGAATTGAAATATGTAAAAAGTAAAATGCTTGAAGGAGGAATTGGTTATTTAAGACTTACTCAATTTGGAGATAATGTTTATCCTGATATGAAAAAAGCATTAGAAGGATTACAAGCAAAGGGGATGAAAGCTCTAATTTTAGACTTAAGAAGTAATCCAGGTGGAGAATTAGGTCAATCAATAAAAATTGCTTCAATGTTCATTGAAAAAGGTAAAATTGTAAGTACAAGACAAAAGAAAGGTGAAGAAACTGTTTACTCAAGAGAAGGTAAATATTTTGGAAACTTTCCTATGGTAGTTTTAATAAATGGTGGTAGTGCTTCAGCTTCAGAAATTGTTTCAGGTGCATTAAAAGACTATAAGAGAGCAACACTTATAGGTGAAAAAACTTTTGGAAAAGGTAGTGTGCAAACTTTACTTCCTTTACCTGATGGAGATGGAATAAAAATAACTATTGCTAAATACTATACTCCAAATGGAATTTCTATAGATGGAACTGGAATAGAACCTGATAAAAAAGTAGAAGATAAAGATTACTACTTAATTTCAGATGGAACTATAACTAATATAGATGAAAATCAACAAAAAGAAAATAAAAAAGAAATTATAAAAGAATTTAAAGGTGAAAAAGCAGCTAAAGAAGTAGATACTCATAAAGATATACAACTAGAAGCAGCAATTAAATTCTTAAATACACCATCACAAAAGAAATAG
- the rsmI gene encoding 16S rRNA (cytidine(1402)-2'-O)-methyltransferase, whose protein sequence is MLYIVATPIGNLEDMTFRAIRTLKEVDYIFAEDTRVTRKLLDHYEIKNTVYRYDEHTKQHQVANIINLLKEEKNIALVTDAGTPCISDPGYEVVDEAHKNNIKVVAIPGASALTASASIAGVNMRRFCFEGFLPKKKGRQTLLKQLAEEKERTIVIYESPFRIEKTLRDIETFMGKREVVIVREITKIYEEVLRGSTTELIEKLEKNPIKGEIVLLVEGQQKGGNKYVDDTD, encoded by the coding sequence ATGCTATATATAGTTGCAACACCAATAGGAAATTTAGAAGATATGACTTTCAGAGCTATAAGAACTCTAAAAGAAGTTGACTATATTTTTGCAGAGGATACAAGAGTAACTAGGAAGTTATTAGATCATTATGAAATAAAAAATACTGTGTACAGATATGATGAACACACTAAGCAACATCAAGTAGCTAATATAATAAATCTTTTAAAAGAAGAAAAAAATATTGCCTTAGTTACAGATGCAGGAACTCCTTGTATATCTGATCCAGGTTATGAAGTGGTTGATGAAGCTCATAAAAATAATATAAAGGTTGTAGCTATACCAGGAGCTAGTGCACTGACTGCCTCAGCCTCTATTGCTGGAGTTAATATGAGACGTTTTTGTTTTGAGGGTTTTCTACCTAAGAAAAAAGGTAGACAAACTCTTTTAAAACAATTAGCTGAAGAAAAAGAAAGAACAATAGTTATCTATGAATCTCCTTTTAGAATAGAAAAAACTTTGAGAGACATAGAGACTTTTATGGGAAAAAGAGAAGTTGTTATTGTAAGAGAAATAACAAAAATATATGAAGAAGTTTTAAGAGGAAGTACTACTGAACTTATAGAAAAACTTGAAAAGAATCCTATAAAGGGAGAGATAGTATTACTTGTTGAAGGGCAACAAAAGGGAGGAAATAAATATGTCGATGACACAGATTAA
- the ylqF gene encoding ribosome biogenesis GTPase YlqF, with the protein MSMTQINWYPGHMKKTKDLIEENLKLIDVVLEIVDARIPLSSKNPNIASLSKNKKRIIVLNKSDLLEKKELEVWKKYFKEQDFADEVVEMSAETGYNLKKLYEAIEFVSKERKEKLLKKGLKKVSTRIIVLGIPNVGKSRLINRIVGKNSAGVGNKPGFTKGKQWVRIKEGIELLDTPGILWPKFESETVGVNLAISGAIRDEILPIEDVACSLIRKMLKQGRWTSLKDRYKLLDEDRDDEIMENILSKIALRMAMLNKGGELNVLQAAYTLLRDYRVAKLGKFGLDEIKEV; encoded by the coding sequence ATGTCGATGACACAGATTAACTGGTATCCAGGACATATGAAAAAAACTAAGGATTTAATTGAAGAAAATTTAAAACTTATTGATGTAGTTTTAGAAATTGTTGATGCAAGAATACCTTTATCAAGTAAGAATCCTAATATAGCAAGTCTTAGTAAAAATAAAAAAAGAATAATAGTTTTAAATAAGTCTGATTTACTTGAAAAGAAAGAATTGGAAGTATGGAAAAAATACTTTAAAGAACAAGATTTTGCTGATGAAGTAGTTGAAATGAGTGCTGAAACAGGGTACAATCTAAAGAAGCTTTATGAAGCTATTGAGTTTGTTTCTAAAGAAAGAAAAGAAAAATTATTAAAAAAAGGACTTAAAAAAGTAAGTACAAGAATAATAGTTTTGGGAATACCAAATGTAGGAAAATCTAGATTAATAAATAGAATAGTTGGTAAGAATAGTGCTGGTGTTGGGAATAAACCTGGCTTTACAAAAGGTAAACAATGGGTAAGAATAAAAGAAGGTATAGAACTTTTAGATACCCCTGGTATACTATGGCCAAAATTTGAAAGTGAAACTGTAGGAGTTAATCTTGCAATATCAGGTGCTATAAGAGATGAAATATTACCAATAGAAGATGTTGCTTGTTCACTTATAAGAAAAATGTTAAAACAAGGTAGATGGACAAGTTTAAAAGATAGATATAAACTTTTAGATGAAGATAGAGATGATGAAATTATGGAAAATATTTTATCAAAGATTGCTCTGAGAATGGCTATGTTAAATAAAGGTGGAGAGCTTAATGTTTTACAGGCAGCCTATACACTTCTAAGAGATTATAGAGTGGCTAAGTTAGGTAAATTTGGATTAGATGAGATAAAAGAGGTGTAA
- a CDS encoding NAD+ synthase gives MDKLDLNMKEVHKELVDFLKENFKKNGFSKAVLGLSGGIDSALAAYLLRDALGKENVLAIMMPYKSSNPDSLNHAKLVVEDLGINSKVIEITDMIDAYFKNEKDPTSLRMGNKMARERMSILYDYSSKENALVIGTSNKTEIYLGYSTQFGDSACAFNPIGDLYKTNVWELSRYLNIPKELIEKKPSADLWEGQTDEQEMGLTYKEADQVLYRMLEENKTVEEILNEGFDKSLVENIVRRMNRSEYKRRMPLIAKIKR, from the coding sequence ATGGATAAGTTAGATTTAAATATGAAAGAAGTTCATAAAGAGTTAGTTGATTTTTTAAAAGAAAACTTTAAGAAAAATGGATTTTCTAAAGCTGTTCTAGGTTTATCAGGTGGAATTGATTCAGCTCTTGCAGCTTATTTATTAAGGGATGCTTTAGGAAAAGAAAATGTACTTGCTATTATGATGCCATATAAGAGTTCAAACCCAGACAGTTTAAATCATGCTAAATTAGTAGTTGAAGATTTAGGAATAAATTCTAAAGTTATTGAAATAACAGATATGATAGATGCTTATTTTAAAAATGAAAAAGATCCTACATCTTTAAGAATGGGAAATAAAATGGCAAGAGAAAGAATGTCAATTTTATACGATTATTCATCTAAAGAAAATGCTCTAGTTATTGGAACATCTAATAAGACAGAAATTTATTTAGGATATAGTACACAATTTGGAGATTCTGCTTGTGCTTTTAACCCAATAGGAGATTTATATAAGACTAATGTTTGGGAACTTTCAAGATATTTAAATATTCCTAAAGAATTAATTGAAAAGAAACCTAGTGCAGATTTATGGGAAGGTCAAACTGATGAACAAGAAATGGGTCTTACGTATAAGGAAGCCGATCAAGTTTTATATAGAATGTTAGAAGAAAATAAAACAGTTGAAGAAATTTTAAATGAAGGTTTCGATAAGTCTCTAGTTGAAAATATTGTTAGAAGAATGAATAGAAGTGAATATAAAAGAAGAATGCCACTTATAGCAAAAATAAAAAGGTAG